The DNA segment CGTCAGGAGCGCAACCGACCTCCAGGTGAATCGGATGGGTAACAGGGCAAAAGAGGCGGTCTCCCGCTTCATGCAGGGTTATAACTGTGCGCAGGCGGTCAGTTCGGTCTTTGCGGGCGACGCCGGGGTGCCCGAAGAGGTCGTCCTCTGTGCGGTCACCGGGTTCGGCGGCGGGATGGGGCATGCCGGGGGCACGTGCGGAGCAGTTTCGGGCGGGGTTCTCGCCATAGGGCTCTTATTCGGGAGCACCGGTGTCGACGAGAAAGAGGCGAAGGATCTGACCTACGCCCTCACGCGAGAGTTCATCATGCGGTTTGTCCGGAAGAACGGCACCGTCTCCTGCACCGAACTCCTTGGGTGCGACATATCGACCGACGAAGGGCTTGCCCGGTCGCGCGAGCAGAACCTCACCCGGACGCTCTGCCCCCGCTACGTCCGGGACGCGGTCGAGATCCTCGAAGAGGTTCTTGCATCCGTCACTTCCGGGCAATCCACCATGCGGTGAGGGACTCCGGCAGGGACGGCAGCCTGAGTTTCCGCCGCAGATCGTCGGTGCCGAGGCTCTTTGCCGCGAGCGCGCGCTTCTCGACGGCGTGCCAGGAGAAGAACGCGAGAACAAACGTCGCCAGGAACGAGACCCCGCAGAGCACCGCGAGGTGGAGCGTGTTTGCCGTGGTCTGGATCAGCACCTGCTGGATCGGGTAGTGGTAGATGTAGATGCCGTAGGAGAAGTCCCCCGGTCTCCCGAAGGTGCTCAAAGATGGAACCGGGATGTGCGCGGCGTAGATGGTGAGGTAGGGGATGGCGATAACCGCGGCGACGGTCAGGTAGGGGGTCATGGCCGAGAGCCCGAGGAGCAGGAGCAGCACCCCGGCGACGACCGGCCGGTAGGCGATCCGCTCCCGGTGAAGATAGAGGTAGGCCCCGGCGAGGAAGTAGAGGGTGAACCTGACCTTCGCCATCCGGGGGTCGTCGAACCAGTATATCCAGACCAGGATGTTTACTGCGGCGAGGGCGGGGATGGCGCCCCACCGGTGCAGGAGCCCGGCTATCCCGAGGGCCGCGACGACCCCGTACATCATGACCTCGACGGGTATCGTCCAGAGCGAGCCGTTGACGTAGGTCCACGGGTTGCCCTGGAAGAGGCCTATCGCCGATCCGTCTTCGAAAAACGGGGCGGTGGCGAGACCTGCCGGGGAGAAGAGGGCGGCGAAGTACTCGCCCGGGGAAAGGGACGTCATCAGCGGGCCGATGACGAAGAGCGTGACGAGGATCACGAGGACAAGAGCCGGAATGACCCGCAGGGACCGTTTCCAGGCGAACCGGAGCGGCGACGCGGTCGATTCCCAGCTCGCCGTTATCAGGTATCCGCTGGTGACGAGGAGGGCGGCAAGCCCTGCCTGTGCCATGAGCATGACCGGGTCGTACAGCCCTATCCCGACGTAGCCGAGCCTGAGGGCGTAGGCGTGCGCGACGACGATCATCGCCGCCGCCGCGAACCGCAGGAAGTCGAAGTTGTTGGAGAACCGGCCTCCCGGAATGCTCCCGGCTTCAGTGACCGCTCCCGGGTGCTCTGTTTTCATGGCTATCGGGATCCTTTCCTCACTGTACAGTGACAACTGTTAAATAATTAGTCAAAACATTCTCCCCAATGGATCCGCTCGTCGTCGCCACGTTCGCCGCCGTCGCCCTGCTCGAGATCGCCGTTCCGCTCGTGCTCGGTTACTGGTTCGTCAAAAAGTTCGGCCTCTCATGGCGTGTCTTCGGGCTCGGTGCCCTCTTCTTCATCATCGTGCAGATCGTCCACGCGCCGCTCGTCATCGTGACGCAGACCCCGCTCTACCTCGCCGTCCTCCCGTTCGGCACGACAACGGCCCTCGCGGCCCTCGCCGTCTACCTCGGCCTCATGGCCGGGCTCTTCGAGGAGATCGGCCGCTACCTCGTCTACCGCTACCTTTTCGGGCGGCAGAAGATCCCCCTCACCCGCGAGAACGGCCTCCTCTTCGGGACCGGGTGGGGCGGCATCGAGAGCATCTTCGTCGCGCTCCTGGTGCTCACGAGCATGGTCTCCTACATCCTTCTCACAGGCGACGGGGGAGCGATCCCCCTGCCCGACGATCCTGCCATCCAGGCAGAGATCGAGGCCGTCCAGGCCCTCACGCCGCTCGACATCCTGCCCGGTCTCGCCGAGCGGATGATGACGATCACCCTGCACATCGCCTGGTCGCTGATGGTGCTTGCCGCCGTTGTCTACGGCAGAAAGGCCCTCCTCGCGCTTGCCGTCCTCTGGCACGCCGCCGTGGACGCCGCCGCCGTTTATCTCGCGCAGACGCAGGGGATCCTGGTGACCGAGGCGGTGATCTTCGTCTTTGCGGTGCTCGCCCTCGCGTATATCCTCTGGGAGTGGCGGAGGATGGGGGTAAGGGCGGCGACCTAGCCCTTCCACTCGTGCAGGTAGCCCCGGCGTTCGAGCGGCTCTCCGTCCGCGAGGACCGTCCGCTCCGGTATGACCTCGCCGATGACACGGGCCTCGACCCCCGGAACCGGAAGGATGTCGGGAGGAGCGGTAAAGAGGAGTTCGAAGTCCCCCCCGCCGTAGAGGGCAAGCTCCCGCCCCTCGTCCTCCGGGACGCCTGCCGGGAGCGGGAGGCGGGCGGTATCGACGGAAAACCCGCAGTCGTTCACGGCGAGGAGGTCGTGGAGGGAGAGGACGAGGCCGTCGGATATGTCCATCATCGCCGAGACCCCGGCACGGCCGAGCGCCTGTCCCTCCCGGACCCGGGGCTGTGGTTCGAGGAGTTCCCTCCTGTGCCGGTCGTAGCCGGCGAGAGCGGCCTCGGCCTCCCCGAGCGGGCCGGTGACCGCGATGACGTCGCCCGGCCGCGCTCCCCGTCTCCGGACGAGGTGTTCCGGGGCGACGAGCCCGAGCCCCGTGCTCACGATCGTCAGTTCCCGGTGGGCGTCGAGGTCGCCGCCCACGAGTTCGGCGCCGAACCTCGTGCAGCAGTCCCGTGCGCCCTCCATGATCCCGGAGAGCCGTTCCGGCCTATCAAGGCCGACCGCGAGGAGCACCTCGCCCGGCGCCGCGCCCATGCTCGCGACGTCGGAGAGCGTGACCGCCGTTGCCATCCAGCCGATCTGCCAGTCGGTCATCCCGGCAGGGAAATCGGTCGTCTCGTGGAGCATATCGGTGCTCGCGACCATGAGACGGTCGCCGCAGGGGATGACGGCGCAGTCGTCATCGAGCCGCTCCGGGTCGATGATCGTCCCGATCAGCCGGTGCAGACCCCGTTCATCCACCGCGACGCACCTCCTTCTCCCGCTCGCTCCGGTACTCCTTGACGAGATACTCGACCCGCTCGGCTTCCTGCTCGCGCCGGAACTCCTTCTGCTCCTCCTTCCATTCCGCGACGGCGTCCTCGACTGCTCCGGTCAGTGCCGCCCCGGTCCTGCCGCGGATCTCCGGACTGACGGTCTCCGCGGGGAGGAGGGAGAGATCGATCTCGCGGGCGACCCGGATCAGGTGCGGGTCGGGCGGCTCCCCGCCGACGACCAGCGCCCGCACCCCCGTTCCCGCGAGATCCTTCACCACGCCGCGGCCCCAGCCGTGAGTCCGGGGGACGTAGAGGACGTCCCCTTCGGCGATGCCGATCTCCTCCTGGAGGGCCCGCACCGCTTCGCGGGTGAGGGATTCGAGCACCTTGAGCGGGGTGTAATCCTCCGAGACCTCGAGTTTCGCGACCTTCTGCATCCTCTCCAGGCGCTTCTTCAGCCGCCGGGACCGCCGCCGCTCGCCCCGGAGCTGTTCGCGCAGGCTCTCGATGGCCGCGTCCTTCGCCGCCAGTTCCGCGTCCCGGCGGATCTTTCGCTCGGCCGCGGAACGGGCCCGGCGCACGTCCTGCCGCAGCCGCTCCACCTCCCGGCCGCGTTCCCGGAGGTCGTCCTGCAGCTCCTGGACGTAACTGCGCAGCCTTTTGACCATCCCGTCGAGCGCCATCACCCGCTCGTCCTCGACCGGCCGCTCCGGCTCGGCCTCCGCCGCCGGTTCCGCCTCCTTTTTCGCCGCCGGAACCCCCTGCAGGTCTGCAAGAACCGTGTCGAGCGGTTGGCCGCGGAGCACCCGCGCCCGCACCTCGTCGAGGTCGAACCCCGGCCCCACCCTCTTTACGATATTCCGAAACTTGTTCTGGAGGCTCCGGTAGGCGTCCAGCGCCGCCGAGAGGGCGTCGCGCTCGTGGTCGTTCGTGTAGGAGAACGGGGCGGTCAGGTCGTACTTCGCCTCCACCGAGAGCGACTGCTTCGGGGTGTAAGGGATGGCGTTGAACGCCCGCCGGATCTTCTCGACCGAGTAGGGCATCTCGCGGACGTCGGAGGCGACGATGAGCGGTTTTCCCGCACGGTAGAGTTCCTCGACGATATCGGACATCGTCATCTGCCGCGAACTCGAGAGGAGAACCAGGTTTCCGTCGAGGTCCACGGCGGCGATGCCGGTGGTGGTCCCGGGGTCGAGCCCGACGATCAGGTAGCGGGGGCGGCCGGAGAGCGGTTCGAACCGTATCCGGTCGAGCTGCCTTCCTGCCACCCGCACCTGGACGTCGGCGCCCCGGGAGGAGTGGACCGGAACCATCTCACGGGGGGCCCTGACCCGGAAGGCGACTCTTGAGTATCCGCCGAAGGCCTTCGTCTCCTTCTTCTCGTAGTCGAGGCCGGCGCCACGGAGCCGTCCCTCGATCTCGCGGGCCTTCTGCATCACGGCGCCGTGGATCTTCCGGGCATAGCGGTTCTGGCTCCACCCGCCCCGGCCGGGCGAACGGTGCCTGCTCACCACGATGTCGGTGGTGTTCTCAAACGCGATCACCTCGACGCCCGCCCCGAGCGCGGCCACCCGGGCGGTGGTTCGTGCCTCGGCGTAGGGGTCGAATTTGTTGAAACTGATGTTGTAGCGGGCGGCGACCTTCCCGAGACTCTCCTTCTTCTCGCCGCCGGTCACCTGGACGAGTTTTGTTGCGGGCGGGAGCGCCTGCAGGAATGCGTGGAGTTCGCGCTGGTCGGCGGCGATCTCCTGGAGGCTGTCCACCGCGAGGATGTCGGGCTCTTCGGCAGCGAGGAGGCGCTGGAGCCGGAACCCGGTGACCTCCTCGACGCTCTGGATATCGCCGTCCTCCACCCGGGCGAGCGCGTAGACCGGTCGGCGGGTACGGGAACGAACCGAACCTTTGATGATATCGATCCCGAAGACCTTCACTCCACCACCCTTGCCAGTGCTTCGTCGAATGCATAATCGATGCCGTATTTCCGTTTGAAGTACTGGAGGATGTTCTCGATGTCGCGGTTGAGGATCTCGGCGGCGTTCGGGTGGGCGATCTCCACCCACTGCGGCCAGTCGATCAGCCAGCATTGCTTTTCGTCGACCATAACGTTGAACTCGCTCAGGTCGCCGTGGACGATCCCGAGGCGGTAGGCTTCGCGGACGTTGTCGAGGATCTCGTCGAGGATCGGCCGGGGCTCCTCGAGGGCCGCCCGCGAGAGGTTGACGCCGGGGACGAACGACATCACGACGACGTGCCGGTTCTGGTCGATGGGGAGCGGCACCGAGACGGCGGGATGGAGGGTTTTCAGGGCGTCGTACTCCATCTTCGCCGAGCTGCTCGAAGCGAAGATCCAGGGGCAGTGCCCGGCCTCCGGCATGTAGCCGCGCTTTACGCGGGCGGACTGAAATGACCGCTGCCCGACCCGGTGGAACTTCAGCACGACGACGCCGAGCCCCATCGCCTCGTATACCTCCGACTCCTTCCCGACGCCAATCTGCGTCCCGAGCGCCTGGATGGTGCCCCGGCGGGTGAGGGAGTGGAGGGCCAGGCTGTCGTAGCCGTTGAAGACGAGAGCGTAACCCTCGTAGGGGGTCTTCTCGTATCTGACCATGTCCATGGCCATCAGCCTGCCCAGGCGGTAGGAGAGCTCGGATTCCGAGAATTTGGTGGCCGACTTGAGCACCTCGAGCGGCACCCACCGGTACCGGCGCATGAGGCGTTCGAGGGCGAGCAGGATCCGGAGTTCGTAGGCGTGCAGGGATCGCACGTATTCTGCAGGAACAGGCATCTTCTACACCATTTATGTGATGCCGTGATAAAAGGATGATCGAGAACGCATGCAGTGCAGCAAGTGCCGCCGCGACGCGGTCATTTTCCAGCGATACTCGGGGCTGCACCTCTGCGAGCATCACTTCAACCGGGATTTCGAGGCGAAGGCGAAGCGGGCGATCCGGGAGCACCGCTGGATCGAGTCGGGGGACACGGTGGCGGTGGCGCTCTCGGGGGGCAAGGACTCGAGCGCCGTCCTCTTCTTCCTCCACCGGCTCCTCGGTGAGCGCCGGGACGTGCGGCTGATGGCGATCACGGTGGACGAGGGGATCTCCGGCTACCGCGACCCGAACCAGGCCAGGAAGATTGCCGAGAGCATGGGCGTCCCCTGGGTGACGGCAACGTTTGCCGACGAATACAGGATCACGCTCGACGAGATCGTGGCGCGGAAAGGGACGGGGCTCTCCTGCTCCTACTGCGGCGTGCTCCGGCGGGCGCTGATGAACCGGATTGCCCGCGAACACGACGTCACGAAGTTCGCGTATGGGTTCAACCTGGACGACGAAGCCCAGTCGGTGCTGATGAACGCCCTCCGGGGGGATGCGGAACGGCTCACCCGTCCTATGCGGGAGGCGGAGGGGATGGTTCCCCGGATCAAGCCGTTCATGTACATCCCGGAGCGCGAGGTGGCGCTTTACGCCTTCCTCCACGTCGAGGGCTTCGACCTTGCGGGCTGCCCCTACGCGGGCGACGCTCTCCGGGGCGACGTCCGCGGCATCCTCGACGACTACACCTACCGTCACCCGGCGACGAAGTACTCGCTCGTGAACCTCGGCGAGGCCCTCCGGGGGACGGAGAGACCCGAGACGAAGATGGGGTTCGGAATTTGCGAGAGGTGTGGTGAGCGACTGCCGGAACGGCAGGAGCTTGAGCACCGGGAGGTGCGGGATGCGACTGCCGGAACGGCGGGAGCACGAGCACCGAAGAACGACGTTCCTTCAGGAACGGAGTTTGAGCACCGGAGGTGCGAAGGTGCGAAGCCGTGCGGGAAGATCTGCCGGACGTGCCAGGTGCTTGATGAGGTTCGGAAGGGGGGTTGACAGAGACTGGACGCACTTATCTATGGCATGGAGCGGAACTGTCCAGACGATGAAACCGCCTGGTACGGTGGACCGTGGGTTATCGCCATTGGGGGAGGGGCTGACGGGGAGTGCGACGTTCCGCAGGAACGGAGCTCGACCACCGTCAGGTGGGGAGGAGGGCTCGCCCCCCTCCCCTGTCTCTACCCCGTAGGGCTCTACCTTTGACCCCCACCGCCCGCGCTTCGCGCTCCTCCCGCCCCCATGGGGGCGGGCAGTGCGTGGCGATAGGCGATGTCCCATGGGGACATCGCTGGAGAAGACGGAAGGTGCGACATACCGAAGAAACGGAGCTTGAGCACCATTGGGTGCGGGGGCAGGAGCAGGAGAAAACCAAATGTCTTGAACCGACGACTGGTTGAAGATGCACAAGCCAGTGGAAATTCGTGTATAGATTGCATAACGTCGCAAAAAGAACTGGATTTTAGTGCCGGCTGAGACTCTGCCCTTACCCTTCACCGCATCACGAGACATCCACCCGTAACGTCGGAGAAGATCTCCATGAACTGCTCGGGGTGGTTCAGGAAAGCAACCGACCGAGGCCGCCCGACCAGATCGTAGAGCCCGACCTCTTTCTCGATCCCGATGTCCGGGACCTCCACCGGGTCGCAGTAGCGCACCGGCGGGGCGTCGGGATAACCTGGGTTCTTCACGAGCGCCCCGCCCTCCATCTCGTAGTAGGCGGCGCCCCGCAGTTCCGCGTAGGGGCCGTAGTTGCTCGAGAACTCCGACGAAACGAGGTTTGCCATCACGAGATCCTCCTTTCCGGGGTTGATCGTCACGTGGCCGTATCCCGGCGGGATCAGGATCTTGTCGCCGGCGGTGCCCTCGATCATCACCACGTCGTCGGCATTGCGGGTCTGGAGGAGGTAGTGCCCCGTCCCCTCAAGCACCTCGTAGATCTCCGGGTAGAGTTCTCCTGCCGGGTTCTCGGTGTGGTAATGCCCCTTCGTCTTGACGTACTCCCCGCAGAGCGTCCGGGCAGGAATGACGGTGATATCGTAGCGGATGCGGTGCTCCCGGAGCCACTCCCGGTCGCTCTCGCTCTTCGCGAGATCCCGGTACATAAAATAGAGAGGCTGGTCGGAGGTGCAGCCGGGATCTGCGAGAACCTCCCGCATCTCCTCGATTGTCCTTACCTGCGGCTCCGGTTTGGGTCCGTCCCAGTACCCGTTCATCTCTGTTTCTTACGGTACACGAATATATAATACCCTGCACCGATGATGACGGCCAGAACGGCGACGAGGAAGACCGGATTGGTGAAGAGCGTGCCCTGCCTCCGCTCAAGCGCGACCTGCACCTTCATGGTGTCGGATATCTTGCTGTTGTCGAGGTCGTCGCGGTAGCGGATCTCGGAGTCGATCCCGTACTCCTTCTCGGTGCCGTCATTGTCGACGTTCACCTCGAACCGTGCCGTCGCGGTCTCGCCCGGGGCGAGGTCGCCGAGGAAGGCGGTGTCGTCGCTGCTCGTGAAGGGGTCGACGGCGCTGATCCGGGCCTGTGCGTTGTAGACCGTTGCCGCCCCGGAGTTCTTGTACACGACTTCAAGGATGCTCTTCTGCCCCAGGTAAAGTGTCGACGGAGGCGAGACGACCTCGAAGGCGATCTTGCCGCCGACGGGAAGGCCGATCGTCGCCGGCCGGGAGGTCACCGTCTTGCCCTCGTAGTCCTCGTAGGTGACCGCTACGTCCAGCGGGTACGACTGCGGCTCGGCGGTATCGGCGACCGAGACCTTGAACTTCACGTCAACCGTCTCTCCCGGCTCGAACGTTCCGACGTAGGCGTTCCCGTCGGTGGGGATGAGCGGGCTCGCGCCGCTTCTCGTGACCATCGCGATTGCCTTGTTCGCCGTGTCATGCCCGGCGTTCTTCAAGGTCATGTAGACGTAGCCTTCCGTGCCGACGTTCAGCGACCCGGTGTGCACGTCAAGAACTTCGACCTGAAGGTCGGGGGTGACCCGCACCTCGAGGGGCAGGGTCTGGGTCTTCTGCTGGTAGTTGTAGCGGAGGACGTCACTCCCGTACTCTTCCGCATCCGCGAGGTAGGTATAGGTCACCTCGAGCGGCAGCGTGTAGGTGCCCGGTTCCGCGGAATCCGTGATCTTCACATCGAACGCGGCGGTTGCGGAGGCGCCGCCCGCAATGTCGCTTAAGAACTGCGGGTCCGTCTTGACGGTGAACGGCGTATCGCTGCTCTTGAGCCCCACGGTGACCAGTTTTGCGGTGTTCGGCTGGTCGTCGGGGGTGAGGAGCGTCGAGCCGACGATCTTGTGGGTATTCAGGCCGCTGTTGGATATGATAACCGCAATCTGGGTCTCGGCACCCGGCGCGAACTGGTTGGTGCCGGAAATCGTTGCCGATAGATCGGGACTTCCATAGAGGTACTTGACGCCTTGCGCCGACCCCGGGACAACCAGGAGTGCCAGCAGGAGCATCAGTACAGGTACATGTTGCCAACGCATCTCTTCACCTTGTTGTTATATTAGCAACAACATTTATTGCTAAACCGTATATATACATGATGGTATGAAGGCTCCCCGGGACGTTCCGAACGCCCTCCTTGAATCTCTTAAATCACTGGGACTTACGAAGTACGAAGCCCTTGTATATATCGGGCTCCTCAGAACCTCGGGCGCGACTGCAACGGAGGTTCACGAGATCTCCGGCGTGCCGCGCGCATCCGTCTACCCGGTTCTCGACCGGCTCGTCCAGAAGGAGCTGGTCAGCGTCTCGCACACGACGCCCAAACGCTTCGACGCCGTTGCCCCCGACCAGGGCGTCGAGAACCTGATGCGCCGGATCGAGAGCGACGCTGAGAGCGCCCGGGCGGCCCTCGACGTCTTTTACCGGGAGAAGGGGCTGGAAGGCCGGGGCGACCGGGAACTGGTCTGGACGATCTACGGCGAAGAGAACATCAGAACCCGCCTCGCCGGCATGTTCGGGAGCGCGGAGCGGAGCGTGGAGGTGCTGGCGACGTGGGACATTCTCCAGGGGGGCGTGCTCCCGCTGCTTGAATCCGCTCCCGACTCCGTGCCGGTCGATATCGTCACCGAGCGCTGGGAAGGCGAGCAGCCTTCCCGGTTCCGGCTCCACCTCCTTCCCCTCGCCGGGCTGCGCGAGACCCGTCTCCCGACGGAGAACCTGCTGCCGTACGAGCGGTCGGGCGTCTTCCTGGTGGACGACTCCCGTGCGCTGCTCTGGATGGGTGCGGTCGACGGGCAGCCGTCCGCCCTCTACTCCGAATCCGAGGGGCTCGTCCTGTTTGTGCGGCGGCATATCACCACCGTCACGGAGTGGGCGAAGGCTGCGGTTCAGTAATCGTCCAGGTAGTCCATCTCCCGGATATCGATCAATCCTTTGAGCGCCCGGGTCACCACCGGTTTTCCCGCCTCCCTGACGGCCGCCATCGCGTTCGTGCCCCCGACCATTGCCACGCCTATGTACTGCGGGCTTACCGGGACACCCAGCAGGGGAACGTTCGGAGCGCCGACATCGAGGATGCCGGAGAACCCTATGGCCGAAAGTTCGTCGAGCACCGTCCCAAGGAGCTGCTCGGCCTCCATGTGGCACTCTCTGATGTTTGCGAGGATGTTGCCCTTTCCGTGGCGCATGACGTCGAGGATCGACGTGGCCTCCTGGGAGATGAGAACCTCGAGAGGGTCGAGCGTGGTGTCGCGGTAGAGGATCATGCTCGTGAACCGCTGCGCAACTCTCCCGTCGACCTCGACGATCCCGCCTCCGATTGGGCTCGCCGGGATACCGCGCTGGAGGAGAAGAGCGTCGAGCGTAATGCTGCACATCGTACAGACGGCGTGCCGGCCGTCCGGGACGGTGTAGCCGGCGACCTGCCCCCCGGGCCCGGCGACCAGGAGCCGGTCGCTGATGGTGATGCCCCGTTTGTGCGCCTCTTTCATAATGGAGAGCGCGAACTCGAGGTCGCGGCTCTCGATGAGCGAGAGGTTGTAGATGATCTTTCCCGTGTCATCCTCCGGGCGGTAGGTCACCTTGAGCGCGTACTCCTCGATGCGATGGTTGGTGAACTTCAGGGGAGCGTGCATTATCAGATCTCTTGCCGTGCAGGTGAAAAAGTGTTGCCTTCAGTCGGTGGATTCTTCCGGCAGGGGCCCGGGGCGGCACCGGCCGTTCATCGCTTCCGTATCCCGCCGGCGGTATGCTTATCCCGTTCGTCCCGTTGAACGCCCCGCCTCACCGCTATCCACGCCCGGCCCCGAAAGGGAAAACTTGTTCTATCTCCCTGTGGTATTGTTAGATGAATGGAGAGTGGGACTCGGGAAAAAGCCCGGAACGTGCTGAAGCGGATCCTTGCCGCGGCCTCCTACGACGTTGAGGAGGTCGGCGACCCGCTGGATCTCTCCGCGATCGGGAGCGAGGATGCCCTGGTGGTGCTCTGCTCGGACGATCCGGAGACGATTGAGAACTTCGATTCGATGACCTATCGCCTGCGCACCGGTGAAGAGGACTGGGTCTGCAGGAAACTGCTCTTCACCCTCGATTCGGCGATGCAGACGGAGGACTGCATCCTGTGGGGACCTGACGAGTTCGTCCGCTACGCGGGCAGGGCCGCGCTTGCGGAAGTGCTCGGGCAGAGCCTGATCCTGGATCTTCCCCCGGCGGCCGGGGCAGTCCGGCGGAGGCAGATCGAGGCCGCTCCAGCGGCGGTGGAGGAAGAGCCGGAAGACGGGCCGGAGTTGCCTCATCTCCCGGTTCAGGTGCCCGAGAAGCGTGCCTGCGGCATCGCCGGGTTACACGGAGCGGCGAAGTGTCGGTTCATCCCGTACTGGAACTACCGCTACGTGAGCACCGGCGAGCGCGAGGTGAAAGACCGGCTGGTCTCCTTCGATGCCGAGGGTGCCGGGGCGGTCAACGCTATCAACGGCCTGAAGATGGAGATCAATCCCGACGAGATCGAGCGGGGCCCGGTTCCGTTCGGTTCCGAGATCGTCTCCGCCCGGCTCGTGCGGGAGGACGTGGAGGAGCAGCTCGTGCGGGAGGTCGTGGACCGGCTCACCCAGCGGATCCGATTCCGCTACGAGAAGGGCGACGCCATCTTCTATGAGGAGAAGACCCTCAAACCCGACCGGAACAACATCACCGTTGATCTCGAGACCGTCTACGTGCCGGTCTGGCAGGTGCGGGGCGGGAGCAAGATCGTCGAAGTCAACGGGTTCACCGGCGAAGTTCTCTCGATGCCGATGGACGAAGGCGTCGAACTGCTGTAAGATCATGATCGTCGTCATCGGCGGCGGGCCCGCGGGAAGGCTCGGGGCGATACACCTCGCACAGGCCGGGGAGGAGGTCAGACTCGTCGAGCAGCGCAGCATCGGCGGGCAGTGCCTTCACGAGCGATGCATGACGATCTGCGCCTTAAACGACGTCGCCCGGCTCGTCGAGTGCGCCAGAACCCAGAAGGACCTCGGCATCCTCGATTCGGTTCCGGCCGTCTCGTACCCGGCCATCCGGAAGCGTATCTGCGAGGTCCAGGAGAAACTCTCCTCGGTTCTCGATGCGGA comes from the Methanoculleus marisnigri JR1 genome and includes:
- a CDS encoding acyltransferase family protein — protein: MKTEHPGAVTEAGSIPGGRFSNNFDFLRFAAAAMIVVAHAYALRLGYVGIGLYDPVMLMAQAGLAALLVTSGYLITASWESTASPLRFAWKRSLRVIPALVLVILVTLFVIGPLMTSLSPGEYFAALFSPAGLATAPFFEDGSAIGLFQGNPWTYVNGSLWTIPVEVMMYGVVAALGIAGLLHRWGAIPALAAVNILVWIYWFDDPRMAKVRFTLYFLAGAYLYLHRERIAYRPVVAGVLLLLLGLSAMTPYLTVAAVIAIPYLTIYAAHIPVPSLSTFGRPGDFSYGIYIYHYPIQQVLIQTTANTLHLAVLCGVSFLATFVLAFFSWHAVEKRALAAKSLGTDDLRRKLRLPSLPESLTAWWIARK
- the thiL gene encoding thiamine-phosphate kinase, which translates into the protein MDERGLHRLIGTIIDPERLDDDCAVIPCGDRLMVASTDMLHETTDFPAGMTDWQIGWMATAVTLSDVASMGAAPGEVLLAVGLDRPERLSGIMEGARDCCTRFGAELVGGDLDAHRELTIVSTGLGLVAPEHLVRRRGARPGDVIAVTGPLGEAEAALAGYDRHRRELLEPQPRVREGQALGRAGVSAMMDISDGLVLSLHDLLAVNDCGFSVDTARLPLPAGVPEDEGRELALYGGGDFELLFTAPPDILPVPGVEARVIGEVIPERTVLADGEPLERRGYLHEWKG
- a CDS encoding YhfC family intramembrane metalloprotease: MDPLVVATFAAVALLEIAVPLVLGYWFVKKFGLSWRVFGLGALFFIIVQIVHAPLVIVTQTPLYLAVLPFGTTTALAALAVYLGLMAGLFEEIGRYLVYRYLFGRQKIPLTRENGLLFGTGWGGIESIFVALLVLTSMVSYILLTGDGGAIPLPDDPAIQAEIEAVQALTPLDILPGLAERMMTITLHIAWSLMVLAAVVYGRKALLALAVLWHAAVDAAAVYLAQTQGILVTEAVIFVFAVLALAYILWEWRRMGVRAAT
- a CDS encoding C-GCAxxG-C-C family protein, whose amino-acid sequence is MGNRAKEAVSRFMQGYNCAQAVSSVFAGDAGVPEEVVLCAVTGFGGGMGHAGGTCGAVSGGVLAIGLLFGSTGVDEKEAKDLTYALTREFIMRFVRKNGTVSCTELLGCDISTDEGLARSREQNLTRTLCPRYVRDAVEILEEVLASVTSGQSTMR
- a CDS encoding glucose-6-phosphate isomerase family protein gives rise to the protein MNGYWDGPKPEPQVRTIEEMREVLADPGCTSDQPLYFMYRDLAKSESDREWLREHRIRYDITVIPARTLCGEYVKTKGHYHTENPAGELYPEIYEVLEGTGHYLLQTRNADDVVMIEGTAGDKILIPPGYGHVTINPGKEDLVMANLVSSEFSSNYGPYAELRGAAYYEMEGGALVKNPGYPDAPPVRYCDPVEVPDIGIEKEVGLYDLVGRPRSVAFLNHPEQFMEIFSDVTGGCLVMR
- a CDS encoding DUF460 domain-containing protein, translating into MKVFGIDIIKGSVRSRTRRPVYALARVEDGDIQSVEEVTGFRLQRLLAAEEPDILAVDSLQEIAADQRELHAFLQALPPATKLVQVTGGEKKESLGKVAARYNISFNKFDPYAEARTTARVAALGAGVEVIAFENTTDIVVSRHRSPGRGGWSQNRYARKIHGAVMQKAREIEGRLRGAGLDYEKKETKAFGGYSRVAFRVRAPREMVPVHSSRGADVQVRVAGRQLDRIRFEPLSGRPRYLIVGLDPGTTTGIAAVDLDGNLVLLSSSRQMTMSDIVEELYRAGKPLIVASDVREMPYSVEKIRRAFNAIPYTPKQSLSVEAKYDLTAPFSYTNDHERDALSAALDAYRSLQNKFRNIVKRVGPGFDLDEVRARVLRGQPLDTVLADLQGVPAAKKEAEPAAEAEPERPVEDERVMALDGMVKRLRSYVQELQDDLRERGREVERLRQDVRRARSAAERKIRRDAELAAKDAAIESLREQLRGERRRSRRLKKRLERMQKVAKLEVSEDYTPLKVLESLTREAVRALQEEIGIAEGDVLYVPRTHGWGRGVVKDLAGTGVRALVVGGEPPDPHLIRVAREIDLSLLPAETVSPEIRGRTGAALTGAVEDAVAEWKEEQKEFRREQEAERVEYLVKEYRSEREKEVRRGG
- a CDS encoding RIO1 family regulatory kinase/ATPase domain-containing protein; its protein translation is MPVPAEYVRSLHAYELRILLALERLMRRYRWVPLEVLKSATKFSESELSYRLGRLMAMDMVRYEKTPYEGYALVFNGYDSLALHSLTRRGTIQALGTQIGVGKESEVYEAMGLGVVVLKFHRVGQRSFQSARVKRGYMPEAGHCPWIFASSSSAKMEYDALKTLHPAVSVPLPIDQNRHVVVMSFVPGVNLSRAALEEPRPILDEILDNVREAYRLGIVHGDLSEFNVMVDEKQCWLIDWPQWVEIAHPNAAEILNRDIENILQYFKRKYGIDYAFDEALARVVE
- a CDS encoding ATP-binding protein — translated: MQCSKCRRDAVIFQRYSGLHLCEHHFNRDFEAKAKRAIREHRWIESGDTVAVALSGGKDSSAVLFFLHRLLGERRDVRLMAITVDEGISGYRDPNQARKIAESMGVPWVTATFADEYRITLDEIVARKGTGLSCSYCGVLRRALMNRIAREHDVTKFAYGFNLDDEAQSVLMNALRGDAERLTRPMREAEGMVPRIKPFMYIPEREVALYAFLHVEGFDLAGCPYAGDALRGDVRGILDDYTYRHPATKYSLVNLGEALRGTERPETKMGFGICERCGERLPERQELEHREVRDATAGTAGARAPKNDVPSGTEFEHRRCEGAKPCGKICRTCQVLDEVRKGG